From one Enterobacter kobei genomic stretch:
- the cytR gene encoding DNA-binding transcriptional regulator CytR translates to MKAKKEVAAATMKDVAEKAKVSTATVSRALMNPDKVSQSTRNRVEQAALEVGYYPQAMGRNVKRNESRTILVIVPDICDPFFSEIIRGIEVTAAEQGYLVLIGDCAHQNQQEKTFIDLIITKQIDGMLLLGSRLPFDASIEEQRNLPPMVMANEFAPELELPTVHIDNLTAAFDAVNYLREQGHQLIGCIAGPEEMPLCHYRLQGYVQALRRTGITVDPHYIARGNFTFEAGSTAMEQLLALPKPPTAVFCHSDVMALGALSCAKRHGLKIPDDLSIIGFDNIALAQFCDPPLTTVSQPRFKIGREAMLLLLDQLHGQNVSSGSRLLDCELIIRGTTQAIT, encoded by the coding sequence GTGAAGGCTAAGAAAGAGGTTGCTGCAGCGACCATGAAAGACGTTGCCGAGAAAGCGAAGGTCTCTACGGCAACGGTGTCCCGTGCATTAATGAATCCGGATAAAGTCTCGCAATCGACCCGCAACCGGGTGGAGCAGGCAGCCCTTGAAGTGGGCTATTATCCGCAGGCGATGGGGCGCAACGTGAAGCGCAATGAGTCGCGCACTATCCTGGTGATCGTGCCGGACATCTGCGATCCATTTTTTAGCGAAATCATCCGCGGCATTGAAGTGACGGCGGCGGAACAAGGTTATCTGGTGCTGATCGGCGACTGCGCCCATCAGAATCAGCAGGAAAAGACCTTTATCGACCTGATCATTACTAAGCAGATCGACGGTATGCTGTTGCTCGGCTCGCGCCTGCCGTTTGACGCCAGCATTGAAGAACAGCGCAATTTGCCGCCGATGGTAATGGCGAACGAATTCGCCCCCGAACTGGAACTGCCGACGGTGCACATCGATAACCTGACCGCGGCCTTTGATGCGGTCAATTATCTTCGTGAACAGGGCCATCAGCTGATCGGCTGTATTGCCGGACCGGAGGAGATGCCGCTGTGCCATTATCGCTTACAGGGCTACGTGCAGGCGCTGCGTCGCACCGGCATCACCGTTGACCCGCACTATATTGCGCGCGGCAACTTTACCTTTGAAGCGGGCAGCACGGCGATGGAGCAACTGCTGGCGCTGCCAAAACCGCCCACCGCCGTGTTCTGTCACAGCGATGTGATGGCGCTGGGGGCGTTATCCTGTGCAAAACGTCATGGCCTGAAAATTCCTGACGATCTGTCTATTATTGGTTTCGACAATATTGCGCTCGCCCAATTTTGCGATCCGCCGCTGACCACCGTGTCGCAACCCCGCTTTAAAATCGGGCGTGAAGCGATGCTGCTTTTACTGGACCAGCTTCACGGGCAAAACGTCAGCAGCGGTTCGCGGCTGCTGGACTGCGAGTTAATCATCCGTGGGACGACACAAGCCATTACCTGA
- the ftsN gene encoding cell division protein FtsN encodes MAQRDYVRRSQSAPSRRKKSTSKKKQRSPSVVSPAMVAIAAAVLVAFIGGLYFITHHKKEDAETLQNQKVAGNGLPPKPEERWRYIKELESRQPGVRAPTEPSAGGEVMNPNQLTDEQRQLLEQMQADMRQQPTQLNEVPWNEQTAEQRQQTLQRQRQAQQQVQLRQQQQQQQTYTQPVQQPRTQPRVTEQPYQQPRTVQTAPAQSKPVQQQPKQTASQQPYQDLLQTPAHTDAAAPKQQAAPITREPEAPKKTAEKKDDRRWMVQCGSFKGTEQAETVRAQLAFEGFDSRITTNNGWNRVVIGPIKGKENTDGTLNRLKMAGHSNCIRLASGG; translated from the coding sequence GTGGCACAACGAGATTATGTACGCCGCAGCCAGTCGGCTCCTTCGCGGCGAAAAAAGAGCACCTCAAAGAAAAAGCAACGTAGCCCGTCTGTTGTATCGCCCGCCATGGTCGCCATAGCGGCCGCTGTGCTGGTGGCATTTATCGGTGGTCTGTACTTTATTACGCACCATAAGAAAGAAGATGCAGAGACGCTGCAAAACCAGAAGGTTGCGGGGAACGGACTGCCGCCGAAACCGGAAGAGCGCTGGCGCTATATCAAAGAGCTGGAAAGCCGTCAGCCTGGCGTGCGTGCGCCGACGGAGCCTTCTGCCGGTGGCGAAGTGATGAACCCGAACCAGCTGACGGATGAACAGCGCCAGTTGCTGGAGCAAATGCAGGCAGATATGCGTCAGCAGCCGACGCAGCTCAACGAAGTCCCCTGGAATGAGCAGACGGCGGAGCAGCGTCAGCAAACCCTGCAACGCCAGCGTCAGGCCCAGCAGCAGGTACAGCTACGTCAACAGCAACAGCAACAGCAGACGTACACGCAGCCGGTGCAGCAACCAAGAACGCAGCCACGCGTAACGGAACAGCCGTATCAGCAGCCGCGCACGGTGCAAACCGCCCCCGCGCAGTCAAAGCCGGTACAGCAGCAACCGAAGCAGACGGCGTCCCAGCAGCCTTACCAGGATCTGCTGCAAACGCCTGCGCATACCGATGCTGCCGCGCCAAAACAGCAGGCAGCGCCAATTACGCGTGAGCCGGAAGCGCCGAAGAAAACGGCAGAGAAAAAAGACGATCGTCGCTGGATGGTACAGTGCGGTTCCTTTAAAGGCACAGAGCAGGCTGAAACGGTCCGCGCGCAGCTGGCATTTGAAGGTTTTGACTCGCGCATCACCACCAATAATGGCTGGAATCGCGTGGTCATCGGGCCGATCAAAGGCAAAGAGAATACCGACGGTACCCTTAACCGCCTGAAGATGGCGGGCCACTCAAACTGTATTCGTCTCGCCTCCGGGGGTTGA
- the hslV gene encoding ATP-dependent protease subunit HslV — MTTIVSVRRNGQVVIAGDGQATLGNTVMKGNVKKVRRLYNDKVIAGFAGGTADAFTLFELFERKLEMHQGHLVKAAVELAKDWRTDRMLRKLEALLAVADENASLIITGNGDVVQPENDLIAIGSGGPYAQAAARALLENTDLSARDIAEKALGIAGDICIYTNHFHTIEELSSKA; from the coding sequence GTGACAACAATCGTAAGTGTACGCCGTAACGGCCAGGTGGTAATTGCTGGCGACGGCCAGGCCACGCTGGGCAACACCGTAATGAAAGGCAACGTGAAAAAAGTGCGTCGTCTGTACAACGACAAAGTGATCGCCGGTTTTGCTGGCGGTACTGCCGATGCCTTCACGCTGTTTGAACTGTTTGAACGTAAGCTGGAAATGCACCAGGGTCATCTGGTGAAAGCCGCCGTTGAGCTGGCAAAAGACTGGCGTACCGACCGCATGCTGCGCAAGCTCGAAGCGTTGCTGGCCGTGGCGGATGAAAATGCGTCGCTGATCATCACCGGTAATGGCGATGTGGTACAGCCGGAAAACGATCTGATTGCTATCGGATCCGGTGGGCCGTACGCCCAGGCCGCCGCCCGCGCACTGCTGGAAAATACCGACCTCAGCGCGCGCGACATTGCTGAGAAGGCGTTGGGCATTGCAGGCGATATCTGCATCTACACCAACCACTTCCATACCATCGAAGAATTGTCCTCTAAGGCGTAA
- the hslU gene encoding HslU--HslV peptidase ATPase subunit gives MSEMTPREIVSELNKHIIGQDNAKRSVAIALRNRWRRMQLDEELRHEVTPKNILMIGPTGVGKTEIARRLAKLANAPFIKVEATKFTEVGYVGKEVDSIIRDLTDAAIKMVRSNSIEKHRYRAEEMAEERILDVLIPPAKNNWGQPEQPQEPSAARQSFRKKLREGELDDKEIEINLSAAPMGVEIMAPPGMEEMTSQLQSMFQNLGGQKQKPRKLKIKEAMKLLIEEEAAKLVNPEELKQDAIDAVEQHGIVFIDEIDKICKRGESNGPDVSREGVQRDLLPLVEGCTVSTKHGMVKTDHILFIASGAFQVAKPSDLIPELQGRLPIRVELQALTTEDFERILTEPNASVTVQYKALMATEGVNIDFTEDGIKRIAQAAWQVNETTENIGARRLHTVLERLMEDISYDASDRNGESITIDAAYVSKHLDELVADEDLSRFIL, from the coding sequence ATGTCTGAAATGACCCCACGCGAAATTGTCAGCGAACTGAATAAACACATCATTGGCCAGGATAACGCCAAGCGTTCTGTGGCCATTGCCCTGCGTAACCGCTGGCGTCGTATGCAGCTCGATGAAGAGCTGCGCCACGAAGTTACCCCGAAAAACATTCTGATGATCGGCCCGACCGGTGTCGGTAAAACCGAAATCGCCCGTCGCCTGGCGAAGCTGGCGAACGCGCCATTCATCAAGGTTGAAGCGACCAAATTCACCGAAGTGGGCTATGTCGGTAAAGAAGTGGACTCTATCATCCGCGATCTTACCGACGCCGCGATCAAAATGGTGCGCAGTAACTCCATTGAAAAACACCGCTACCGTGCGGAAGAAATGGCGGAAGAGCGCATTCTTGACGTGCTGATCCCACCGGCGAAGAACAACTGGGGCCAGCCTGAGCAGCCGCAGGAGCCGTCCGCCGCGCGCCAGTCCTTCCGCAAAAAGCTGCGTGAAGGCGAGCTGGACGATAAAGAAATCGAAATTAATCTCTCTGCCGCGCCGATGGGTGTTGAAATCATGGCCCCGCCAGGTATGGAAGAGATGACCAGCCAGTTGCAGTCCATGTTCCAGAACCTGGGCGGGCAGAAGCAGAAGCCGCGTAAACTGAAAATCAAAGAAGCGATGAAGCTACTGATTGAAGAAGAAGCGGCGAAGCTGGTGAACCCGGAAGAGCTGAAGCAGGACGCTATCGATGCGGTTGAACAGCACGGTATCGTGTTTATCGATGAGATCGACAAAATCTGTAAGCGCGGCGAATCCAATGGCCCGGACGTTTCCCGTGAAGGCGTACAGCGCGATCTGCTGCCGCTGGTGGAAGGCTGTACGGTTTCCACGAAACACGGCATGGTGAAGACCGACCACATTCTGTTTATCGCCTCTGGCGCATTCCAGGTAGCGAAACCGTCGGATCTGATCCCGGAATTGCAGGGTCGTCTGCCGATCCGCGTTGAATTGCAGGCGCTGACCACGGAAGACTTTGAGCGCATTCTGACTGAGCCAAACGCGTCAGTTACCGTGCAGTACAAAGCGCTGATGGCGACCGAAGGCGTGAACATCGACTTTACCGAAGATGGCATCAAGCGCATTGCGCAGGCCGCCTGGCAGGTAAACGAAACCACAGAAAACATCGGTGCCCGTCGCCTGCATACCGTGCTTGAGCGTTTGATGGAAGATATTTCCTACGACGCCAGCGATCGCAATGGTGAATCCATCACTATTGATGCGGCTTATGTGAGCAAACACCTGGATGAGCTGGTTGCAGATGAAGATTTGAGCCGTTTTATCTTATAA
- the menA gene encoding 1,4-dihydroxy-2-naphthoate polyprenyltransferase: MTDSRPLSRTQAWLESLRPKTLPLAFAAIVVGTTLAWWQGHFDPLVAVLALITAGLLQILSNLANDYGDAVKGSDKPDRIGPLRGMQKGAITQAQMKRALMVTVVLSCVSGLALVAVAYQTLADFVGLLALGGLSILAAITYTVGRRPYGYIGLGDISVLLFFGWLSVMGSWYLQAHTLVPVLFLPATACGLLATAVLNINNLRDINSDRENGKNTLVVRLGPINARRYHACLLAGAWLCLALFNLISLQSVWGWLFVLATPVLVRQARYVLRETDASAMPPMLERTVKAALLTNLLFVCGIVLSQTSF, translated from the coding sequence ATGACTGACTCGCGCCCATTGAGCCGCACCCAGGCCTGGCTGGAAAGCCTGCGTCCCAAAACTCTTCCGCTGGCCTTCGCCGCCATTGTGGTCGGCACGACCCTGGCCTGGTGGCAGGGACATTTCGATCCGCTGGTCGCCGTACTGGCGCTTATCACCGCCGGACTGCTGCAAATCCTCTCCAATCTGGCGAACGATTACGGCGATGCGGTAAAAGGCAGCGATAAGCCCGACCGCATCGGGCCGTTGCGCGGTATGCAAAAGGGCGCGATCACCCAGGCGCAGATGAAACGCGCGCTGATGGTGACAGTGGTCCTGAGCTGCGTGTCCGGGCTGGCGCTGGTGGCAGTGGCGTATCAGACTCTGGCGGATTTTGTCGGCTTACTGGCGCTGGGCGGCCTGTCGATTCTGGCGGCCATCACCTATACCGTCGGGCGTCGCCCGTATGGCTACATTGGGTTGGGTGATATTTCCGTGCTGCTGTTCTTTGGCTGGCTGAGCGTGATGGGGAGCTGGTATTTGCAGGCGCACACGCTGGTACCGGTACTGTTCCTGCCCGCCACGGCCTGTGGTCTGCTGGCAACGGCGGTGCTGAACATCAATAACCTGCGCGATATCAACAGTGACCGCGAAAACGGTAAGAACACGCTTGTGGTGCGTCTGGGCCCAATCAACGCCCGTCGTTACCACGCCTGTCTGCTGGCGGGGGCCTGGCTTTGTCTGGCGCTGTTCAACCTGATTTCACTGCAAAGCGTGTGGGGCTGGCTGTTTGTGCTCGCCACGCCGGTTCTGGTCAGACAGGCGCGTTATGTCCTGCGGGAAACCGACGCCAGTGCGATGCCGCCGATGCTTGAACGTACCGTAAAAGCCGCGCTTTTGACTAACCTGTTGTTTGTATGTGGAATAGTGCTGAGCCAGACGTCGTTTTAA
- the rraA gene encoding ribonuclease E activity regulator RraA has translation MKYDTSELCDIYQEDVNVVEPLFSNFGGRSSFGGQIITVKCFEDNGLLYDLLEQNGRGRVLLIDGGGSVRRALIDAELGRLALQNEWEGIVVYGAVRQVDDLEELDIGIQAIAAIPVGATAEGIGESDIRVNFGGVTFFSGDHLYADNTGIILSEDPLDIE, from the coding sequence ATGAAATATGATACTTCTGAGCTTTGTGACATCTACCAGGAAGATGTCAACGTCGTGGAACCGCTGTTCTCCAACTTTGGTGGACGGTCGTCTTTTGGCGGACAAATCATCACGGTCAAATGTTTCGAGGACAACGGGTTGCTGTATGATCTGCTCGAACAGAATGGTCGTGGACGCGTTTTGCTGATTGATGGCGGCGGTTCGGTACGTCGTGCGTTAATCGATGCAGAACTGGGACGCCTTGCCTTACAGAACGAATGGGAAGGCATTGTGGTCTACGGCGCAGTACGCCAGGTGGACGATCTGGAAGAGCTGGACATCGGCATTCAGGCGATTGCCGCTATTCCGGTAGGTGCCACTGCTGAAGGGATTGGCGAAAGCGACATCCGCGTTAATTTTGGCGGCGTGACCTTCTTCTCCGGCGACCATCTCTACGCCGATAACACCGGCATTATCCTTTCCGAAGATCCTCTGGATATCGAGTAA
- the zapB gene encoding septal ring assembly protein ZapB, translating into MTMSLEVFEKLEAKVQQAIDTITLLQMEIEELKEKNNSLSQEMQSAQHSREQLERENHELREQQSGWQDRLQALLGRMEEV; encoded by the coding sequence ATGACTATGTCATTAGAAGTGTTTGAGAAGCTGGAAGCGAAAGTACAGCAGGCGATTGATACCATCACCCTGCTGCAGATGGAAATCGAAGAGCTGAAAGAGAAGAACAACTCGCTGTCACAGGAAATGCAGTCTGCACAGCACTCCCGCGAGCAGCTGGAGCGTGAGAACCACGAGCTGAGAGAACAGCAGAGCGGCTGGCAGGATCGTCTGCAGGCCCTGTTAGGCCGTATGGAAGAAGTCTGA
- a CDS encoding MIP/aquaporin family protein, translating to MSQTSTLKGQCIAEFLGTGLLIFFGVGCVAALKVAGATFGQWEISIIWGLGVAMAIYLTAGVSGAHLNPAVTIALWRFACFDGHKVIPYIISQFAGAFCAAAIVYGLYYNLFIDFEQTHQMVRGSVESLDLAGIFSTYPNPHINFVQAFAVEMVITAILMGVIMALGDDGNGIPRGPLAPLLIGLLIAVIGASMGPLTGFAMNPARDLGPKTFAWLAGWGDVAFTGGKDIPYFLVPLFGPIVGASLGAFGYRKLIGRHLPCDTCVVEDEKATASTTAQQKASL from the coding sequence ATGAGTCAAACATCAACCTTGAAAGGCCAGTGCATCGCCGAATTTCTCGGAACCGGGTTGTTGATTTTCTTCGGTGTCGGGTGTGTTGCAGCGCTGAAGGTGGCAGGTGCCACTTTTGGACAGTGGGAAATCAGTATTATCTGGGGTCTGGGCGTGGCGATGGCCATCTACCTGACCGCAGGGGTTTCCGGGGCACATCTTAATCCGGCGGTAACCATTGCGTTATGGCGATTTGCCTGTTTCGACGGGCATAAAGTTATTCCTTATATTATTTCTCAATTTGCCGGGGCTTTTTGCGCGGCTGCTATCGTTTACGGGCTTTATTACAATCTTTTCATCGACTTCGAGCAAACGCATCAGATGGTGCGCGGCAGCGTCGAAAGTCTGGATCTGGCAGGCATCTTCTCAACTTATCCGAATCCGCATATCAATTTTGTGCAGGCCTTCGCGGTTGAAATGGTGATTACCGCTATTCTGATGGGCGTGATCATGGCGCTGGGCGATGATGGCAACGGCATCCCGCGTGGTCCGCTGGCACCGCTGTTAATCGGCCTGCTCATCGCGGTGATTGGTGCATCCATGGGCCCGCTGACCGGCTTTGCGATGAACCCGGCACGCGATCTGGGTCCGAAAACCTTCGCCTGGCTTGCCGGCTGGGGCGACGTCGCCTTTACCGGTGGCAAAGATATTCCTTACTTCCTGGTGCCGCTGTTTGGGCCAATTGTCGGCGCGTCGCTGGGTGCGTTTGGCTACCGTAAGCTGATTGGCCGCCATCTGCCGTGCGATACCTGCGTGGTGGAAGACGAGAAGGCCACGGCCAGCACCACTGCACAACAAAAAGCTTCGCTGTAA
- the glpK gene encoding glycerol kinase GlpK, whose amino-acid sequence MTDKKYIVAVDQGTTSSRAVVMDHDANIISVAQREFEQIYPKPGWVEHDPMEIWASQSSTLVEVLAKADINADQVAAIGITNQRETAIVWDKETGKPIYNAIVWQCRRTSDICEHLKRDGLEDYVRQTTGLVIDPYFSGTKVKWILDHVEGSRERAKRGELLFGTVDTWLIWKMTQGRVHVTDYTNASRTMLFNIHTLEWDAKMLEVLDIPREMLPEVRKSSEVYGQTNVGGKGGTRIPIAGIAGDQQAALFGQLCVKEGMAKNTYGTGCFMLMNTGEKAVASEHGLLTTIACGPHGEVNYALEGAVFMAGASIQWLRDEVKLISDAFDSEYFATKVKDTNGVYVVPAFTGLGAPYWDPYARGAIFGLTRGVNSNHIIRATLESIAYQTRDVLEAMQADSGIRLHALRVDGGAVANNFLMQFQSDILGTRVERPEVREVTALGAAYLAGLAVGFWQNLDELQEKAVIEREFRPGIETTERNYRYSGWKKAVKRAMAWEDREE is encoded by the coding sequence ATGACTGACAAAAAATATATCGTTGCGGTTGACCAGGGAACCACCAGCTCCCGTGCCGTTGTAATGGATCACGACGCCAATATCATCAGTGTCGCGCAGCGCGAATTCGAACAAATTTATCCTAAGCCAGGCTGGGTTGAGCATGACCCGATGGAGATCTGGGCGAGCCAGAGCTCGACGCTGGTAGAAGTGCTGGCGAAAGCCGACATCAATGCCGATCAGGTTGCCGCCATTGGTATCACCAACCAGCGCGAAACCGCTATCGTTTGGGATAAAGAGACCGGTAAACCGATTTATAACGCCATCGTCTGGCAGTGCCGCCGCACGTCCGACATCTGTGAGCATTTAAAACGTGATGGTCTGGAAGATTACGTGCGTCAAACCACCGGCCTGGTGATTGACCCGTACTTCTCCGGCACCAAAGTGAAGTGGATCCTTGACCACGTGGAAGGCTCCCGCGAGCGCGCTAAACGCGGTGAACTGCTGTTCGGCACCGTGGATACCTGGCTTATCTGGAAAATGACCCAGGGACGCGTACACGTTACGGATTACACCAACGCCTCACGTACCATGCTGTTCAACATCCATACGCTGGAATGGGACGCCAAAATGCTGGAAGTGCTGGATATTCCGCGCGAAATGCTGCCGGAAGTCCGCAAGTCTTCTGAGGTGTATGGCCAGACCAACGTCGGCGGTAAAGGCGGCACGCGTATTCCTATCGCCGGTATCGCCGGTGACCAGCAGGCGGCGCTGTTCGGCCAACTGTGCGTCAAAGAAGGGATGGCGAAAAACACCTACGGCACCGGCTGCTTTATGCTGATGAACACCGGCGAAAAAGCGGTGGCGTCCGAGCACGGCCTGCTGACCACCATCGCCTGCGGTCCGCATGGTGAAGTGAACTACGCGCTGGAAGGTGCAGTGTTCATGGCGGGCGCATCCATCCAGTGGCTGCGCGATGAAGTGAAGCTGATCAGCGATGCTTTCGATTCCGAATACTTCGCCACCAAAGTGAAAGACACCAACGGCGTGTATGTCGTACCGGCCTTTACCGGTCTGGGCGCGCCTTACTGGGACCCGTATGCCCGCGGCGCGATCTTCGGCCTGACCCGTGGCGTGAACTCTAACCACATTATCCGCGCAACGCTGGAATCTATCGCCTATCAGACCCGCGATGTGCTGGAAGCGATGCAGGCCGACTCCGGCATTCGTCTTCACGCTCTGCGCGTGGACGGTGGCGCGGTGGCGAACAACTTCCTGATGCAGTTCCAGTCCGATATTCTCGGCACCCGTGTGGAGCGTCCGGAAGTGCGTGAAGTCACGGCGCTGGGCGCAGCCTATCTGGCCGGTCTGGCTGTGGGCTTCTGGCAGAACCTGGATGAGCTACAGGAAAAAGCGGTGATTGAGCGTGAATTCCGTCCGGGTATCGAAACCACCGAACGTAACTATCGCTACAGCGGCTGGAAAAAAGCGGTGAAACGCGCCATGGCGTGGGAAGATCGCGAAGAATAA
- the glpX gene encoding class II fructose-bisphosphatase, with translation MKRELAIEFSRVTEAAALAGYKWLGRGDKNVADGAAVHAMRIMLNQVNIDGTIVIGEGEIDEAPMLYIGEKVGTGNGDAVDIAVDPIEGTRMTAMGQANALAVLAVGDKGTFLNAPDMYMEKLIVGPGAKGVIDLHLPLEQNLRNVAAALQKPLSELTVTILAKPRHDAVIADMQTLGVRVFAIPDGDVAASILTCMPDSEVDVLYGIGGAPEGVVSAAVIRALDGDMQGRLLARHTVKGDSEENRRIGEQELARCKAMGIEANTVLRLDDMARNDNVIFSATGITKGDLLDGITRKGNMATTETLLIRGKSRTIRRIKSIHYLDRKDVDVQRHIL, from the coding sequence ATGAAACGAGAACTTGCCATCGAATTTTCCCGCGTAACGGAAGCTGCCGCGCTGGCGGGCTATAAATGGCTGGGCCGCGGCGACAAAAACGTTGCCGATGGCGCAGCGGTACACGCCATGCGCATCATGCTGAATCAGGTCAATATCGACGGCACCATCGTGATTGGCGAAGGTGAAATCGATGAAGCGCCGATGCTCTACATTGGTGAAAAAGTCGGTACCGGTAACGGCGATGCGGTCGATATTGCCGTAGATCCTATCGAAGGCACCCGCATGACGGCGATGGGCCAGGCGAATGCGCTGGCAGTACTGGCCGTAGGCGATAAAGGCACCTTCCTGAACGCGCCTGACATGTATATGGAAAAGCTGATCGTCGGGCCTGGCGCAAAAGGCGTCATCGATTTGCATCTGCCGCTGGAGCAAAACCTGCGTAACGTCGCCGCCGCGCTGCAAAAGCCCCTTTCTGAGTTGACGGTTACCATTCTGGCGAAACCGCGCCACGACGCGGTGATTGCGGACATGCAAACGCTCGGCGTCCGCGTATTCGCTATTCCGGATGGCGATGTCGCCGCGTCCATACTCACCTGTATGCCTGACAGCGAAGTCGACGTGCTGTACGGCATCGGCGGCGCGCCGGAAGGCGTGGTGTCAGCTGCGGTAATTCGTGCGCTCGACGGCGATATGCAGGGCCGCCTGCTGGCGCGTCATACGGTGAAAGGCGACAGCGAAGAAAATCGCCGCATTGGTGAGCAGGAACTGGCGCGTTGCAAAGCGATGGGTATCGAAGCAAACACCGTGCTGCGTCTGGATGACATGGCGCGTAACGACAATGTGATTTTCTCCGCTACCGGCATCACCAAAGGCGATCTGCTGGACGGCATCACCCGCAAGGGCAATATGGCGACCACAGAAACGCTGCTGATCCGCGGCAAATCGCGCACCATTCGCCGCATCAAATCCATTCATTATCTGGATCGTAAAGACGTCGACGTACAGCGACATATTCTCTGA
- the fpr gene encoding ferredoxin--NADP(+) reductase yields the protein MADWVTGKVVKVEFWTDALFSLTLHAPVNPFTAGQFAKLGLEIDGERVQRAYSYVNAPSDPNLEFYLVTVPEGKLSPRLAALKPDDEVLIVAEAAGFFVLDEVPDCDTLWMLATGTAIGPYLSMLQEGKGLERFKNLVLVHAARYAADLSYLPLMLELQKRYEGKLHIQTVVSRETVSGSLHGRVPALIESGELEKAVGLPMDTATSHVMLCGNPQMVRDTQQLLNDTRQMTKHLRRRPGHMTAEHYW from the coding sequence ATGGCGGATTGGGTAACAGGAAAAGTCGTAAAGGTTGAATTCTGGACCGATGCGCTGTTTAGTCTCACCCTTCATGCCCCCGTTAATCCCTTCACTGCCGGACAGTTTGCCAAGCTGGGACTGGAAATTGACGGTGAGCGCGTACAGCGCGCCTACTCTTACGTGAATGCTCCGTCCGATCCCAATCTCGAGTTTTATCTGGTCACGGTGCCGGAAGGTAAACTCAGCCCGCGTCTGGCGGCGCTGAAACCCGATGATGAGGTGTTAATCGTTGCCGAGGCCGCCGGTTTCTTTGTGCTCGATGAAGTGCCGGACTGCGATACCCTGTGGATGCTGGCGACGGGCACGGCGATTGGCCCCTATCTGTCGATGTTACAGGAAGGCAAAGGACTGGAACGCTTCAAAAATCTGGTGCTGGTGCACGCCGCGCGCTATGCCGCGGATCTCAGCTATCTGCCGTTAATGCTGGAGCTGCAAAAGCGCTACGAAGGAAAACTGCATATTCAGACGGTGGTCAGCCGGGAAACGGTCTCCGGCTCGCTGCATGGCCGCGTACCGGCGCTGATTGAAAGCGGTGAACTGGAAAAAGCGGTGGGACTGCCGATGGATACCGCAACCAGTCATGTGATGCTGTGCGGTAACCCGCAGATGGTGCGTGATACCCAGCAGTTACTGAACGATACCCGGCAGATGACCAAACATTTACGTCGCCGTCCGGGTCATATGACCGCTGAGCATTACTGGTAA
- a CDS encoding DUF805 domain-containing protein translates to MTIQQWLFSFKGRIGRRDFWIWIALWALSMVLLFSLAGNGWLDLQMAAFALVCLIWPTACVTVKRLHDRNRSGLWALLMVVAWILLAGNWAVLGGVWVWAVGRFIPTLIMVMLLIDLGAFVGTQGENKFGKDTLDVKYR, encoded by the coding sequence ATGACCATACAGCAGTGGTTATTCTCATTTAAAGGACGTATTGGGCGTCGTGACTTCTGGATCTGGATCGCGCTCTGGGCGCTGTCCATGGTGTTACTGTTCAGCCTCGCGGGTAACGGATGGCTGGATCTGCAAATGGCCGCCTTTGCGCTGGTTTGCCTGATATGGCCGACCGCGTGCGTGACCGTTAAACGCCTGCATGACCGCAACCGATCCGGTTTGTGGGCGTTACTGATGGTGGTGGCATGGATTTTACTGGCCGGAAACTGGGCTGTGCTGGGCGGCGTCTGGGTCTGGGCGGTTGGACGCTTTATTCCGACGCTGATCATGGTGATGCTCTTGATCGACCTGGGCGCATTTGTGGGCACCCAGGGGGAGAATAAATTCGGCAAAGACACGCTGGACGTGAAATATCGCTGA